Proteins encoded in a region of the Rutidosis leptorrhynchoides isolate AG116_Rl617_1_P2 chromosome 9, CSIRO_AGI_Rlap_v1, whole genome shotgun sequence genome:
- the LOC139866143 gene encoding CDPK-related protein kinase-like — protein MGGCSSKPSTGSKFSGHYDIDIPAKPNDDANPEETTSSSSSHKNNEIDVSVKKSPFFPFYSPSPGRNWFSKKSSPAKSPAPTTSSNSTPRRFFRRPFPPPSPAKHIKSLLARRHGSVKPNEAVIPEGSEVDSGSGLDKSFGFSKHFGNKYEVGEEVGRGHFGYTCKAKFKKGELKGQDVAVKVIPKSKMTTAIAIEDVRREVKILRALSGHNNLVKFYDAYEDSEKVYVVMELCEGGELLDRILSRGGKYSEDDAKAVLIQILNVVAFCHLQGVVHRDLKPENFLFTSKDENSPLKAIDFGLSDFVKPDERLNDIVGSAYYVAPEVLHRSYSTEADVWSIGVISYILLCGSRPFWARSESGIFRAVLKADPSFDEVPWPTLSSEAKDFVKRLLNKDPRKRMTASQALSHPWIRNTANEIKVPLDISILRLMKGYMRSSALRKAALRALSKTLTVDELFYLKEQFSLLEPSKNGSISMDNIKTALTKHATDAMKESRVHDFLASLSALQYRRMDFEEFCAAAINIYQLEALDRWEQHARCAYELFEKDGNRAIMIEELASELGLSSSVPVHAVLHDWIRHTDGKLSFLGFVKLLHGVSSRIANKPQ, from the exons ATGGGAGGATGCAGCTCAAAACCCTCAACAGGATCCAAATTTTCCGGGCATTACGACATCGATATTCCGGCGAAACCTAACGACGACGCAAACCCTGAAGAAACGACGTCGTCTTCTTCATctcataaaaataatgaaattgacGTATCAGTAAAAAAGTCACCATTTTTTCCGTTTTACAGTCCAAGTCCTGGTCGGAACTGGTTCTCTAAGAAATCATCTCCGGCGAAGTCTCCGGCTCCGACTACAAGCTCTAATTCAACTCCGAGGAGGTTTTTCCGGCGGCCGTTTCCACCGCCGTCGCCGGCTAAACATATTAAATCATTGTTGGCACGACGGCATGGGTCGGTTAAACCTAATGAAGCGGTAATTCCGGAAGGTAGTGAAGTGGATTCGGGTTCGGGTTTGGATAAAAGTTTTGGGTTTTCGAAGCATTTTGGGAATAAGTATGAGGTTGGTGAAGAAGTTGGGAGAGGCCATTTTGGGTATACTTGTAAAGCTAAGTTTAAGAAAGGGGAATTAAAGGGTCAAGATGTTGCAGTCAAAGTTATCCCAAAGTCAAAG ATGACAACTGCCATTGCCATTGAAGATGTGAGAAGGGAGGTAAAGATATTGCGAGCCTTATCAGGGCATAACAACTTAGTGAAGTTTTATGATGCCTATGAAGATTCTGAAAAAGTCTATGTTGTGATGGA GTTATGTGAAGGAGGGGAGCTTTTAGATAGGATACTTTCAAG aggtGGTAAATACAGTGAAGATGATGCTAAAGCCGTATTGATACAAATATTGAATGTTGTTGCCTTCTGTCATCTTCAAGGAGTGGTTCACCGGGACCTGAAACCAGAG AATTTCTTGTTTACATCCAAGGATGAAAACTCGCCGCTTAAAGCTATAGATTTTGGTTTGTCAGATTTTGTAAAGCCTG ATGAAAGGCTTAATGATATTGTGGGCAGTGCGTATTATGTGGCGCCCGAAGTTTTACATAGATCGTATAGTACCGAAGCAGATGTATGGAGTATTGGTGTCATATCATATATTCTTTTATGTGGCAGTCGTCCTTTTTGGGCCCGATCCGAGTCAGGGATCTTTCGAGCCGTTTTAAAAGCCGATCCAAGTTTCGATGAAGTACCTTGGCCTACACTGTCATCCGAGGCCAAAGATTTCGTCAAACGCTTATTAAACAAAGATCCTAGAAAACGAATGACTGCTTCTCAAGCCCTCA GTCATCCATGGATTAGAAATACTGCTAACGAAATAAAAGTTCCTCTTGATATCTCAATATTGAGACTCATGAAGGGTTATATGCGATCTTCCGCTCTTCGTAAAGCTGCGTTACGG GCTTTATCGAAGACGTTGACCGTAGATGAGCTGTTTTACCTAAAAGAGCAGTTTTCTTTATTGGAACCGAGTAAAAACGGATCCATAAGTATGGATAATATCAAAACA GCTTTGACGAAACATGCAACGGATGCCATGAAGGAGTCGCGCGTACATGATTTCTTAGCATCG CTTAGTGCGCTTCAGTATCGGAGAATGGATTTTGAAGAATTTTGTGCAGCTGCCATAAATATATATCAGTTAGAGGCTCTTGATAGATGGGAACAGCATGCTCGTTGTGCATACGAACTCTTCGAAAAGGATGGTAACCGAGCCATCATGATTGAAGAACTCGCTTCC GAACTCGGGCTCAGCTCATCGGTCCCTGTTCACGCTGTGTTACATGACTGGATCAGACACACAGACGGAAAACTCAGTTTTCTTGGATTTGTGAAATTGTTACATGGTGTTTCGAGTCGGATTGCTAATAAACCTCAATAA